The following proteins come from a genomic window of Pirellulales bacterium:
- a CDS encoding ATPase, T2SS/T4P/T4SS family — MPNFAEILIRKRVISQEQLAEAKKLAKESRKSVGEELIRLGYASGDDVMRAMAQEHGLDFVNLNEVVIPPSVVELVPESVARENAVLPLAEDDGTLKVIMSDPLDYDTREKLRFILNRNIEIALAPRDMILEAINKHYGQIDGESADSMLQEFTDTAIDFTETAQESGAAGAEEVVDEASAPIVRLVQLVISEAVQLRASDIHIEPFEDRLRIRYRIDGVLVERDSPPKRLAAALLSRLKILSKLDIAERRRPQDGRIKITAGQKEVDLRVSVLPTNHGQSVVMRILDKDNIRVGVRQLGLSEEDFRQFKGLIKRPNGIILVTGPTGSGKTTTLYAALNELNRPDTKIITAEDPVEYYLPGINQVEVRHNIGLDFAKIIRAMLRQAPNIILVGEMRDAETAQMGIQASLTGHLVFSTLHTNDAPGAITRMIDMGVPAYLVSSSIIAVLAQRLVRVICPKCKQPFKPSESVLKQSGVTPEMAATATFMKGKGCNNCQQSGYRGRLGIYELMLMSSKIRELAFEGAATQVIRKTAISLGMTTLYNDGLNKVMKGITTLEELTRTAKQHEI; from the coding sequence ATGCCAAATTTTGCTGAAATCCTGATTCGCAAGCGGGTCATCAGCCAGGAACAATTGGCTGAAGCCAAAAAGCTCGCCAAGGAATCGCGCAAAAGCGTGGGGGAAGAGCTGATTCGCCTGGGTTATGCCAGCGGCGACGACGTGATGCGCGCCATGGCCCAGGAGCATGGCTTAGATTTCGTCAATTTAAACGAGGTGGTAATCCCGCCATCGGTTGTCGAATTGGTGCCCGAATCGGTCGCCCGCGAAAATGCTGTGTTGCCGCTGGCCGAGGATGACGGGACGCTCAAAGTCATCATGAGTGATCCCTTGGATTACGATACGCGGGAAAAACTGCGATTCATTCTGAACCGCAACATCGAAATTGCCCTCGCGCCCCGCGATATGATTTTGGAAGCTATTAACAAGCATTATGGCCAAATCGACGGTGAAAGCGCCGACTCGATGCTGCAGGAATTCACCGATACGGCCATCGATTTCACCGAAACTGCCCAAGAATCGGGCGCTGCCGGGGCCGAAGAAGTTGTTGACGAGGCCAGTGCCCCGATCGTGCGGCTCGTGCAATTGGTTATCAGCGAAGCAGTGCAGTTACGGGCCTCGGACATTCACATTGAGCCGTTTGAAGATCGGCTGCGAATTCGCTACCGAATTGACGGCGTTTTGGTCGAACGGGACAGCCCCCCTAAAAGATTAGCAGCCGCTTTGCTTTCTCGGTTGAAAATTCTCTCAAAATTGGATATTGCCGAGCGGCGGCGGCCCCAAGACGGACGCATCAAAATTACTGCCGGCCAAAAGGAAGTCGATTTGCGCGTTAGTGTGCTACCGACGAACCATGGCCAGTCCGTGGTGATGCGGATTTTGGACAAGGATAACATCCGGGTTGGCGTGCGGCAGTTGGGCTTGTCGGAAGAAGATTTTCGGCAGTTCAAAGGACTCATTAAACGCCCTAACGGCATTATTTTGGTTACCGGACCAACTGGTTCGGGAAAGACCACTACTCTGTATGCCGCCTTGAACGAGCTGAATCGGCCCGACACCAAAATTATCACTGCCGAGGACCCGGTGGAGTATTACCTGCCGGGAATTAACCAGGTCGAGGTGCGGCACAACATTGGATTGGATTTCGCCAAGATCATTCGGGCGATGCTGCGTCAGGCCCCTAATATCATTTTGGTTGGCGAAATGCGCGATGCTGAGACAGCACAGATGGGAATTCAGGCATCTTTGACGGGACACTTGGTTTTCAGTACACTGCATACGAACGATGCGCCCGGTGCTATTACACGTATGATCGACATGGGCGTTCCGGCTTATCTTGTTTCCAGCAGTATCATTGCCGTGTTAGCGCAACGCTTGGTGCGGGTCATTTGTCCAAAGTGCAAACAACCATTCAAACCATCTGAATCGGTGTTAAAGCAGTCTGGAGTCACGCCGGAAATGGCTGCTACGGCAACATTTATGAAGGGAAAGGGTTGCAATAACTGTCAGCAAAGCGGCTATCGAGGGCGATTAGGGATTTACGAATTGATGTTGATGTCTTCAAAAATCCGCGAACTGGCGTTTGAAGGGGCTGCTACCCAGGTGATTCGTAAGACCGCGATTAGCCTAGGGATGACAACCCTTTACAACGATGGGCTAAACAAGGTGATGAAAGGGATTACGACCCTGGAAGAATTGACCCGAACTGCCAAGCAACATGAGATCTAG
- a CDS encoding tetratricopeptide repeat-containing serine protease family protein, producing MLLRAASFRPAFAVLLCLVCLSKLAEAQTDDLAKTLNLTSNSKSLPLWSKPAAGAIADLTQVVHGANTSIFIVGKPDEGFGTAFLISKEHRLLATNAHVADIMSKGNGDMMAIENGTSHVFKVVKAYYHPGVRRSMRGVTLRSVDPNKGEVDPRSPDVAVLQLASGGELPDELAMATRDELYELFAQPVGMLGFPGHDTISWPGVGQKAEATFREGVVSRITDFLNDVNAPLERQQFIQHSMANWFGFSGSPIFLTNGHVVALNNSGRTETQNGMSTALAYGVRVDCLWELLKSNHLLDQVNIPPEAKLVDVERFSEPDPTVELLNKVNRLLDDARIDLTYSRYLQAGEKCNQAAHLMPNYARVYQTRGGVYADYCAETYKFKDPQGLYYDQLAFNDARKAVELDPENSDAYLDLGMFTSNLVNAKIADGYHHFVSAVVEIADKIIDAPGVPSYTKAYAYTVRAEGRGYTPETLSDLKKADALDPYDDQIYWSVNNYYQNNDDDAQAEKFKDLSRKLQEARAKNLEAWRLATSSDDSKRDGKKAIQLATEACTVTNFNRYDYLASLAAAYAESGDYDHAVEYQQKALKLAPEDYRGEHAKRLKYFQDHNTLRQM from the coding sequence ATGCTGTTGCGTGCAGCTAGTTTCCGTCCGGCATTCGCTGTTCTGCTATGCCTGGTTTGTTTGAGCAAGTTGGCCGAGGCCCAAACCGATGATTTGGCCAAGACCTTGAATCTCACTTCGAACTCGAAGTCGCTTCCCTTATGGAGCAAACCGGCAGCCGGAGCGATTGCTGATTTGACGCAAGTGGTTCATGGGGCGAACACGTCCATCTTTATTGTGGGCAAGCCTGACGAGGGTTTCGGCACGGCGTTTTTAATTTCCAAGGAGCACCGTTTGCTGGCCACCAACGCCCATGTGGCCGACATCATGAGCAAAGGCAACGGCGACATGATGGCCATCGAAAACGGCACTTCCCATGTGTTCAAGGTAGTGAAGGCGTATTACCATCCGGGCGTGCGCCGCAGCATGCGCGGCGTTACGCTGCGCTCGGTAGATCCAAACAAAGGGGAAGTCGATCCACGCTCGCCCGATGTCGCTGTTTTGCAATTGGCGTCCGGCGGCGAATTGCCTGACGAACTGGCCATGGCAACCCGCGACGAGTTGTACGAGCTTTTTGCACAGCCGGTCGGCATGCTGGGTTTTCCGGGTCACGACACAATCAGTTGGCCAGGCGTCGGTCAAAAGGCGGAGGCGACATTTCGGGAAGGAGTTGTCAGTCGCATTACCGATTTTCTGAACGACGTAAATGCACCGCTGGAGCGACAGCAATTTATTCAGCATTCCATGGCCAATTGGTTCGGCTTCAGTGGTTCGCCCATTTTTCTAACCAATGGGCATGTCGTGGCGCTGAACAATTCCGGCCGTACGGAAACTCAAAACGGAATGTCGACGGCGCTGGCATATGGCGTACGTGTCGATTGCTTATGGGAACTGTTGAAGTCGAACCATTTGCTTGATCAGGTGAACATCCCGCCCGAAGCAAAATTGGTCGACGTGGAGCGTTTTTCCGAACCCGATCCGACGGTCGAGTTGCTGAACAAGGTCAATCGCTTGCTGGACGATGCACGAATCGATTTAACGTATTCTCGTTACTTGCAAGCCGGAGAAAAGTGCAATCAAGCGGCGCATTTAATGCCGAATTACGCGCGAGTGTACCAAACGCGCGGCGGCGTGTACGCAGACTATTGTGCCGAAACGTATAAGTTCAAGGATCCGCAAGGATTGTACTACGATCAACTTGCCTTCAACGATGCTAGAAAAGCAGTCGAGCTTGATCCGGAGAATAGTGACGCATACCTCGATCTCGGCATGTTTACCAGCAATTTGGTGAATGCCAAAATCGCGGACGGGTATCATCATTTCGTTTCGGCGGTGGTCGAAATTGCCGATAAGATCATCGACGCGCCAGGCGTGCCTTCGTATACCAAGGCATACGCTTACACCGTTCGAGCAGAAGGAAGAGGTTACACGCCCGAGACGTTAAGTGATTTAAAAAAAGCGGACGCATTAGATCCGTATGACGACCAAATTTATTGGTCGGTCAACAATTACTACCAAAATAACGACGATGACGCCCAGGCCGAGAAGTTCAAAGATCTCAGTCGTAAGTTGCAGGAAGCCCGCGCCAAAAATCTAGAGGCCTGGCGATTGGCAACCAGCTCCGACGATTCCAAGCGCGACGGCAAGAAAGCAATTCAACTGGCCACGGAAGCATGCACCGTAACGAATTTTAATCGGTACGATTATCTGGCATCGTTAGCGGCCGCATATGCCGAATCCGGAGATTACGATCATGCCGTCGAGTATCAACAAAAGGCGCTGAAATTGGCGCCCGAAGATTATCGCGGCGAACACGCCAAGCGGCTGAAATACTTTCAAGATCACAACACGTTGCGACAAATGTAG
- a CDS encoding ATPase, T2SS/T4P/T4SS family, which produces MAIRRIGQIFVDLGMITDDQLETLLEEQKRRPGELLGKVAESLGYITEEQLAQALGEQMGMRVVNLGELNIEPDVLAKVTEPMAQLYRIVPIEFEDDTLTIAMCDPQKLTIRDELRTLLGFDIKARVATERDVLKTLEKFYASGSESVESLVADLEDDEDLRKAADGAADGPLDLTSVEAMADSAPVRKLLNMVLLMAIRDHASDLHFEPFEDEFRIRIKADGVLYEMVPPPRHLAFAITTRLKVMADLDIAERRLPQDGRIELQVGGHPVDMRVSVLPTMFGESVVLRVLDRSVVQLNLNKVGMDSKTVSEFRAAINKPNGIVLVTGPTGSGKTTTLYAALSELNTVEDKLITTEDPVEYDIDGLVQVPIDASIGNTFANCLRAILRQDPDTILVGEIRDVETAEIAVQASLTGHMVFSTLHTNDAPSTITRLRDMGVPPFLITATLEAVLAQRLVRRICAQCKEEVAPTPDVLAELGLKPADVVGKKFHRGKGCDACNRSGYRGRVGLFEMMNLNDDMRDMIMRNASTDELRNAARGNGMVTLRDAGVQAIYEGTTTAEEVIRETIVEA; this is translated from the coding sequence ATGGCCATTCGCCGCATCGGTCAAATTTTTGTCGATCTCGGCATGATAACCGACGATCAATTGGAAACGCTGCTGGAAGAACAAAAGCGGCGGCCGGGGGAGTTATTGGGCAAAGTTGCCGAATCGCTTGGTTATATTACCGAGGAGCAGTTGGCCCAAGCGCTGGGTGAGCAAATGGGCATGCGCGTGGTCAACCTCGGCGAGCTAAATATTGAGCCTGATGTGCTGGCAAAAGTCACCGAGCCGATGGCGCAACTCTACCGCATTGTGCCCATCGAGTTTGAAGACGATACGCTCACCATCGCCATGTGCGATCCGCAAAAGCTCACCATTCGGGACGAGCTGCGTACGCTCCTGGGCTTCGATATTAAAGCGCGTGTGGCGACCGAGCGTGACGTGCTCAAGACGCTTGAAAAATTTTACGCCTCCGGCAGCGAGAGCGTCGAAAGCCTGGTGGCAGACCTGGAAGACGATGAAGATTTAAGGAAAGCCGCCGATGGCGCGGCCGATGGGCCGTTGGATTTGACGAGCGTGGAAGCCATGGCCGACAGCGCGCCGGTTCGCAAGCTGCTAAACATGGTGCTGCTAATGGCCATTCGTGACCATGCCAGCGACTTGCACTTCGAACCCTTTGAAGATGAATTCCGCATTCGCATCAAAGCCGACGGTGTGCTATACGAAATGGTTCCTCCACCACGGCACTTGGCATTTGCCATTACCACGCGGCTGAAAGTCATGGCCGATCTCGACATTGCCGAACGCCGCCTGCCGCAAGATGGCCGCATCGAGTTGCAGGTAGGCGGGCATCCGGTCGATATGCGCGTCAGCGTGTTGCCCACCATGTTCGGCGAAAGCGTGGTGCTGCGGGTGCTCGATCGCTCGGTGGTTCAATTGAACTTGAATAAAGTCGGCATGGACAGCAAAACCGTGAGTGAATTCCGAGCCGCCATTAATAAGCCCAACGGCATTGTGCTGGTGACGGGTCCTACCGGTTCGGGAAAAACCACCACCTTGTATGCGGCTCTGAGCGAGCTGAATACGGTCGAAGATAAACTCATTACGACCGAAGATCCTGTGGAATACGACATCGACGGCCTGGTGCAAGTGCCCATTGATGCCTCCATTGGAAACACCTTTGCCAACTGCCTGCGAGCGATTTTGCGGCAAGACCCCGACACCATTTTGGTCGGTGAAATTCGCGATGTGGAGACGGCCGAAATTGCCGTGCAAGCATCGCTGACCGGCCACATGGTGTTCAGCACGCTGCACACGAACGATGCTCCCAGCACGATTACTCGGCTGCGCGACATGGGGGTGCCGCCGTTTTTGATTACCGCCACATTGGAAGCGGTGTTGGCGCAGCGTCTCGTGCGGCGAATTTGCGCCCAGTGCAAAGAGGAAGTGGCTCCCACTCCCGATGTATTGGCCGAACTGGGCCTGAAGCCCGCCGATGTAGTCGGCAAAAAATTCCATCGCGGCAAAGGTTGCGATGCTTGCAATCGCAGCGGTTATCGCGGCCGAGTGGGGCTGTTCGAAATGATGAACTTGAACGACGACATGCGCGACATGATCATGCGCAACGCCTCCACCGACGAATTGCGGAACGCCGCCCGGGGTAACGGCATGGTCACCTTGCGCGACGCGGGCGTTCAAGCCATTTATGAAGGCACGACCACTGCCGAGGAAGTCATCCGTGAAACCATTGTAGAAGCGTAA
- a CDS encoding type II secretion system F family protein, with protein sequence MPTFQFEAMDSSGQEIKDMIEAPTEAEAQATIRQMGYFVTRIAVKKERKQKAEKREGKKKRGFAIGGVSSKLLSTFTRQLSILQDAGLPILRSLRILEGQQKSGRMKNSLMDVCDEIEAGATLSEAMGKSPKAFDRLYVNMIKAGEAGGALEVILRRLAEFQERSQSLKRKVKGAMVYPIVVVTVAVLILVFIMIKIVPAFQKIFEDFKTTLPTPTILLIKISYATVHFWYLIPLIPVSVWLTVKLIRKFSYGRVGWDLFTLKAPVFGQLVEKNIMARTTRTLGTLVASGVPILEAMNITRETAGNAMFERLYGKVIESIREGESIAKPLREHSTPPFNFITVLFWFAFVGGPIGVLLYLTKVKQRVVDDLVVNMVDVGEETGELDTMLYKVADTYDEEVAVLTESLVSLLEPLLIVFLGCMVGFIVVSLFLPLVKLITDLSSGGGKKH encoded by the coding sequence ATGCCCACTTTTCAATTTGAGGCGATGGATTCGAGCGGGCAAGAAATTAAGGACATGATTGAAGCCCCAACCGAGGCCGAGGCTCAGGCCACGATTCGGCAAATGGGCTATTTCGTCACCCGAATTGCGGTGAAGAAGGAACGGAAGCAGAAGGCTGAAAAAAGGGAGGGGAAAAAGAAACGCGGCTTCGCCATTGGCGGGGTAAGCAGCAAGCTGCTATCCACCTTTACCCGTCAACTTTCCATCTTGCAGGACGCCGGTTTACCGATTTTGAGAAGCCTCCGCATTCTGGAGGGCCAACAAAAATCGGGACGCATGAAAAACAGCTTGATGGATGTCTGCGACGAAATTGAAGCTGGCGCCACGCTCAGCGAGGCCATGGGCAAAAGCCCCAAGGCCTTTGATCGCTTGTACGTGAATATGATCAAAGCCGGCGAGGCCGGCGGTGCGCTCGAAGTCATTTTGCGCCGCTTGGCGGAATTTCAGGAACGGTCGCAATCGCTGAAGCGAAAAGTCAAAGGCGCCATGGTCTACCCGATTGTGGTCGTGACCGTGGCGGTGCTGATTTTGGTATTCATCATGATCAAAATCGTGCCGGCGTTTCAAAAAATCTTTGAAGATTTCAAAACGACGCTGCCCACGCCGACCATTCTGCTGATCAAAATTTCTTACGCCACGGTTCACTTTTGGTATTTGATTCCGCTCATTCCAGTCAGCGTTTGGCTGACGGTCAAGCTGATCCGGAAATTCAGCTACGGACGCGTCGGCTGGGATTTGTTCACGCTCAAAGCGCCGGTATTCGGGCAACTGGTGGAAAAGAACATTATGGCCCGCACCACGCGCACCTTGGGAACCCTGGTGGCCAGCGGCGTGCCGATTTTGGAAGCCATGAACATTACCCGCGAAACCGCCGGCAATGCCATGTTCGAGCGGCTGTACGGGAAAGTCATCGAATCGATCCGCGAGGGAGAAAGCATCGCCAAGCCGTTGCGCGAGCATTCCACGCCGCCGTTTAATTTCATCACCGTGTTATTTTGGTTCGCGTTTGTGGGCGGGCCCATCGGCGTGCTGCTGTACCTCACGAAGGTGAAGCAGCGCGTGGTCGATGACTTGGTCGTGAACATGGTCGACGTGGGCGAAGAAACGGGCGAATTGGACACCATGCTATACAAGGTGGCCGACACCTACGACGAAGAAGTGGCGGTCCTCACCGAAAGCTTGGTTAGTTTGTTGGAACCCCTCTTGATTGTGTTCCTAGGATGTATGGTCGGTTTCATTGTGGTGTCGTTGTTCCTGCCGTTGGTCAAATTGATTACCGATTTGTCGAGCGGCGGCGGCAAAAAACACTAA
- a CDS encoding type II secretion system protein: MSTCHKLARQRAKGSGFTLTEMLIVISIIGILASLISVAAYQALQAAKRARTQTEISNMASAIEQFKQKFGDYPPSYLDHRDQNALALMKRFLAKAFPRCNPSVEAAYIPWQNANTVSPSPVLYPFLDNTGALNLWDPGLNTSHVVSAADHPMTAPQSFVFWLTSITKDPVHPLSAPTTDRQAFFDFDTARLSRVSATAPVWNVLTLTGPPAANIALVNNSLCPVYNPGVYFPRDGNQQAYVYFEARCYLFHALFQPSNYPPPSPPAPAPPLNNPPVPYLSQTAPWDLNANGKLDVGVPATSFTPEVTTDASFNILSGINDSNKSFTDFQKLCVNPNSFQIISAGADNDFGTVNVANSAGSAPGVPATPAAVNYTISSSATGPGAYLIYYKSYPDGQGYDTTFNADDDNMTNFTEKTLGQAKP, from the coding sequence ATGTCAACGTGCCACAAACTCGCTAGGCAGCGTGCGAAAGGCAGCGGTTTTACGCTGACCGAAATGCTGATTGTGATTTCCATCATCGGCATCTTGGCCTCGTTGATTTCGGTGGCCGCGTATCAGGCGTTGCAGGCGGCCAAGCGCGCTCGCACACAGACGGAAATCAGCAACATGGCCAGCGCCATCGAGCAGTTCAAGCAAAAGTTCGGCGATTATCCGCCGTCGTATTTGGACCACCGTGATCAAAACGCCCTAGCCCTGATGAAGCGCTTTTTGGCCAAGGCGTTTCCGCGCTGTAATCCGAGCGTCGAGGCCGCTTACATTCCCTGGCAAAATGCTAATACGGTTTCGCCCAGCCCGGTGTTGTATCCGTTTTTGGATAATACGGGAGCGCTTAATTTGTGGGACCCCGGTTTAAACACCAGTCATGTTGTTAGCGCAGCCGATCATCCGATGACTGCCCCACAATCGTTCGTGTTTTGGCTGACGAGCATAACCAAAGACCCGGTTCATCCACTGTCGGCGCCGACGACCGATCGGCAAGCGTTTTTCGATTTCGATACGGCTCGGCTGTCGCGCGTTTCAGCCACCGCGCCAGTCTGGAACGTGCTGACGCTGACCGGGCCGCCAGCGGCGAACATTGCCCTGGTCAATAATTCCCTATGCCCAGTTTACAATCCTGGCGTGTACTTTCCGCGCGATGGCAACCAACAAGCCTATGTGTACTTTGAAGCCCGTTGCTATTTATTTCATGCGTTATTTCAGCCATCTAACTATCCACCTCCTTCTCCTCCGGCGCCTGCGCCGCCGCTGAATAATCCGCCGGTGCCGTATTTATCGCAAACGGCGCCTTGGGACTTGAACGCCAACGGCAAGTTAGATGTTGGCGTTCCCGCGACCAGTTTCACGCCGGAAGTTACTACCGATGCGTCTTTCAACATTCTGTCGGGAATCAACGATTCCAATAAATCGTTCACCGACTTTCAAAAACTGTGCGTGAATCCCAATTCATTCCAAATTATTTCCGCGGGTGCGGATAACGATTTCGGCACGGTGAATGTCGCCAATTCGGCCGGCTCCGCGCCGGGGGTGCCCGCCACGCCGGCCGCCGTTAATTACACCATCAGTTCTTCTGCCACCGGCCCTGGCGCATATTTGATTTACTACAAGTCGTACCCGGATGGCCAAGGTTACGACACCACGTTTAACGCCGATGACGACAACATGACGAACTTCACCGAAAAAACGCTGGGACAAGCGAAGCCCTAG
- a CDS encoding DUF1559 domain-containing protein, which produces MQRNADRGFTLVELLVVIAIIGILIALLLPAVQAAREAARRSQCSNNLKQSALAMTNYDNAKKKLPPGTKFWWGDEPPGQPAGTDPVQGAGSSWWDDHGWYSYLCPFIEEKALAQAIHTDKSFTDASNYTARTVKVPLFECPSDGMILDEGATPANFMLFARWRGNYAVNFGNTNYGQTNQAIIPATPSLPLIPAATFKGAPFGPSILRGKKNQAGQNLPGSRPLAKISDGTSHTLLMAEIRTIKREPNSSSIWGGPISEIETALGGQTFEGILLPNDPRGDTDNRMPCTGGTGAGTYAILTVQELDGVPPCNCLGGDPANRVNVDGQFFAARSKHQGGVNVSFCDGSTHFATDTIDPNIWRALSSAEGGESNAVLP; this is translated from the coding sequence ATGCAGCGAAATGCCGATCGCGGGTTTACATTAGTCGAACTGTTGGTGGTGATTGCCATCATCGGCATTCTGATTGCGCTATTGCTGCCTGCCGTGCAGGCCGCGCGCGAAGCCGCCCGGCGATCGCAATGCTCTAATAATCTCAAGCAGTCTGCCTTGGCGATGACGAATTACGACAACGCAAAAAAGAAATTACCGCCGGGGACAAAATTTTGGTGGGGTGATGAACCGCCGGGTCAGCCTGCTGGGACTGATCCGGTGCAAGGGGCGGGGTCTTCTTGGTGGGATGACCACGGTTGGTATTCCTATCTCTGCCCGTTCATTGAAGAAAAAGCCCTCGCGCAAGCCATTCATACAGACAAGTCTTTTACTGATGCGTCGAATTACACGGCGCGAACCGTTAAGGTTCCATTATTCGAATGCCCCTCGGACGGAATGATTCTGGACGAAGGAGCGACGCCCGCGAATTTTATGTTATTTGCCCGCTGGCGAGGCAACTATGCAGTAAACTTCGGAAACACAAATTACGGTCAAACCAATCAAGCGATCATTCCAGCCACACCCTCACTGCCGCTGATTCCGGCGGCCACGTTTAAAGGGGCGCCATTCGGGCCTTCCATCCTCCGCGGTAAAAAGAATCAAGCTGGGCAGAATCTTCCCGGAAGTAGGCCGCTTGCAAAAATCTCTGACGGCACCAGCCACACGCTGCTGATGGCAGAAATACGCACAATCAAGCGCGAACCAAATTCCTCTAGCATTTGGGGAGGGCCGATTAGTGAAATTGAAACTGCGCTCGGCGGACAAACATTTGAAGGCATACTGTTGCCAAACGATCCCAGGGGAGACACCGACAACCGTATGCCCTGCACCGGAGGAACGGGGGCTGGAACCTATGCGATACTCACTGTCCAAGAGTTGGATGGCGTTCCGCCCTGCAATTGCTTAGGAGGCGATCCGGCAAATCGAGTCAATGTTGACGGCCAATTTTTTGCGGCGCGCAGTAAACACCAGGGCGGGGTCAATGTTAGTTTTTGTGACGGTTCCACGCATTTCGCCACCGATACCATCGACCCCAATATTTGGCGCGCATTATCCAGTGCCGAAGGTGGCGAATCGAATGCTGTGCTCCCCTAA
- a CDS encoding type IV pilus twitching motility protein PilT: MGTLLIDKLLHAVVKQGASDLHIAVGQPPVLRLHGRMRKLETKVLEPDDTVALMKSIAPDRCQQELAEVGGSDFGMAFGDYCRFRCSIFKQRGNVGMVLRQIPNKLLNFEQLGTPPVIKSLCHRPRGLFLVTGPTGSGKSTTLASMVDYINDNIDHHIITIEDPIEFYHYHKKSTVNQREVGVDVPSFSEAIRRALRQDPDVILVGEMRDLATIEAAITAAETGHLVFGTLHTTGAQGTVNRIIDVFPTNQQEQIRVQLSTAIIGVLSQALLPKIGGGRIAAYEMLVVDAAIGNLIRENKTFRINSAIQTGAKLGMQLLDDHLFKLWHEGKVVEEEIMAKAHNLDELVKRIANAKRGLFDDEQDVEGRT, from the coding sequence ATGGGCACACTGTTAATTGACAAACTATTACATGCCGTCGTCAAGCAAGGCGCCAGCGATTTGCACATCGCGGTGGGGCAGCCCCCTGTGCTCAGGTTGCACGGCCGGATGAGGAAGCTGGAAACCAAGGTGCTGGAGCCGGACGATACGGTGGCCTTGATGAAAAGCATTGCGCCCGACCGCTGCCAACAAGAACTGGCGGAAGTAGGCGGGTCCGATTTCGGCATGGCCTTTGGCGACTACTGCCGCTTCCGTTGCTCCATTTTCAAGCAGCGCGGCAATGTCGGCATGGTGCTACGGCAAATTCCCAATAAGCTCCTGAACTTTGAACAATTGGGCACGCCGCCGGTCATTAAGTCGCTGTGCCATCGGCCGCGTGGTTTATTTCTAGTAACGGGACCGACGGGTTCGGGCAAAAGCACCACGCTGGCCAGCATGGTGGATTACATCAACGACAATATCGATCACCACATTATCACCATCGAAGACCCGATCGAGTTCTATCACTATCACAAAAAGTCGACGGTCAACCAGCGTGAAGTGGGTGTGGATGTGCCAAGTTTTTCGGAGGCGATTCGTCGCGCCCTGCGGCAAGATCCGGACGTTATTTTGGTCGGCGAAATGCGCGATTTGGCGACCATCGAAGCCGCCATTACCGCGGCCGAAACCGGGCACTTGGTGTTTGGCACGCTACACACCACGGGCGCTCAGGGAACTGTGAACCGCATTATCGACGTGTTTCCGACCAATCAGCAGGAACAAATTCGCGTGCAATTGTCGACCGCCATCATTGGCGTATTGTCGCAAGCGCTGTTGCCCAAAATTGGCGGGGGACGAATTGCCGCATACGAAATGTTGGTCGTCGATGCCGCCATTGGCAACCTGATTCGCGAAAACAAAACATTTCGCATCAATTCGGCCATTCAAACCGGCGCCAAGTTGGGGATGCAGTTGCTGGACGATCACTTATTCAAACTGTGGCATGAGGGGAAAGTCGTCGAGGAAGAAATCATGGCCAAAGCCCATAACCTGGACGAGTTAGTCAAACGCATCGCCAATGCCAAGCGAGGATTGTTCGATGACGAGCAAGATGTAGAAGGCCGGACATAG